CGCGAACCTGATCCAGTCGCAAGCGCGCGCGGTTCGCCGCTGCGGCAGGCGTCTGTCACGGCCAGTGCGATGAGTTCAACTATCGGCACAACCATGGCCACGACAGGCAGGTGGATTGGAAGCACAGGAAAACGTTGCCGTCGCGAACCCGCGGCATGTCTTTTCGCTTCTTGAAGACGTATTTCGCATGTGCCCACGCGGCCCCGTCCACGGCAACGTAACGCCGGACCGGCGCCCAGAAAAGGCAATTCTCCTCGCCATCGTTCCCGCTCCAGCGTGCTTGTGACAACACAATAAGGCGCGGCTCGCCGCTGCCCGCACCGTGCTGCCTGGCGTCGCCGCCGCGCACCGTGCGGCTCGCGCGCGAACGCACTGGAGTCGTTCAATGAAACGAATGCTGTTCAACGCGACACAGCAGGAAGAACTGCGTGTCGCCATCGTCGATGGACAGAAGCTCATCGACATCGACATCGAAACCGCCGGGCGCGAACAGCGCAAAGGCAATATCTACAAGGGGATCGTCACCCGTATCGAGCCTTCGCTCGAGGCGTGTTTCGTCAACTACGGCGAAGACCGCCACGGCTTCCTGCCGTTCAAGGAAGTCGCCCGCCAGTACTTCCGCGAAGGCATCGACATGCGCGGTGCGCGCATCCAGGACGCCCTCAAGGAAGGCCAGGAACTGATCGTTCAGGTCGAGAAGGAAGAGCGCGGCAACAAGGGCGCCGCCCTCACCACGTTCATCTCGCTCGCCGGCCGCTACCTCGTCCTCATGCCGAACAACCCGCGCGGCGGCGGCGTCTCGCGCCGCATCGAGGGCGACGACCGTCAGGAACTGCGCGAAACCATGGCGCAGCTGCAACTGCCGGACGGCATGAGCATCATCGCGCGCACGGCCGGCATCGGCCGCTCCGCCGAAGAGCTCCAGTGGGACCTGAACTACCTGCTGCAACTGTGGCGCGCCATCGAAGCCGCGTCGCAGGCCGGCCAGTCCGGTCAGCCCATGCTGATCTACCTGGAATCGAGCCTCGTCATTCGCGCGATCCGCGACTACTTCCAGCCCGACATCGGCGAAATCCTCATCGACACCACCGAGATCTATGACCAGGCACGCGCCTTCATGGATATCGTGATGCCGGATAATGTCAACAAGGTGAAGCGGTATCACGACGACGTGCCGCTTTTCTCGCGTTTCCAGATCGAGCACCAGATCGAGACGGCTTACTCGCGCACGGTGCCGCTGCCCTCGGGCGGCGCGATCGTGATCGACCACACCGAGGCGCTCGTCGCCATCGACGTGAACTCGGCGCGCGCCACCAAGGGCGCCGACATCGAGGAAACCGCCGCGCGCACCAACCTCGAAGCCGCCGACGAAGTGGCGCGCCAGTTGCGCCTGCGCGACCTGGGCGGCCTGATCGTGATCGACTTCATCGACATGGAGTCCGCCAAGAGCCAGCGCGAAGTCGAGCAGCGCCTGAAGGACGCGCTGCGCCACGACCGCGCGCGCGTGCAGATGGGCAAGATCTCGCGCTTCGGCCTGATGGAACTCTCGCGTCAGCGTCTGCGCCCCGCCCTCTCGGAAGGCAGCCACGTCACCTGCCCGCGCTGTAACGGCACGGGTCATATCCGTGATACCGAATCGTCGGCGCTTCAGGTCCTGCGCATCATCCAGGAAGAGGCGATGAAGGAGCACACCGCGGCGATCCATTGCCAGGTGCCGGTCGAAGTGACCGCCTTCCTGCTCAACGAAAAACGTTCGGAAATCAACAAGATCGAGTCGCGCTTCAAGGTCGGCGTCGTGCTGATCCCGAACAAGCATCTCGAAACGCCGCACTACAAGCTCGAGCGCCTGCGTCACGACGATGCACGCCTCGACGATCCGCGCGCTTCGTGGAAGATGGCCGAGGAAGCGGCCCGCGAACTCGAGTCGGAAACCGGCTACAGCAAGCGCACGGCCGAAGCCAAGCCCAAGCAGGAAGCCGCGGTGAAGGGCATCACGCCGGAGCGTCCGGCACCGAGCGCACCGGTCAAGACGGCCGAAGCCGCACCGGTCGCCGCGCAAGTGGCCGTGACGCCCGCGGGCGGCGGCTTCTTCGGCTGGGTCAAGCGCCTCTTCGGCGCGCCGGCTGCGGCACCCGCACCGGCACCGGTTGCTCAACCCGAAAAGGCCACCCGTCCGACCCGCGAAGCGCGTACCGAGCGCGGCGAGAAGAGTGGCGGCGACCGTAACCGCAATCGCCGCACCGGCGGTCGCGACGCGGCAGGCCGCGGCGAAGGCGCAGGCGGCGCACGCACCGGCCAACAGGCTGGACGCCGTGAAGAGCGCGAACCGCGCGAGCCACGCGAACCGCGTGAAGCACGCGAAGGCCGTGGCGCCCGCGAGCAACGCGAGCCGCGTGAACAACGTGAGCCGCGCGAGCAACGTGAACCGCGTGAAAGCCGCGAAGCACGCGCCGAGCGCGAACAGCGCATCGAGCGTGTCGAGCGCGGCCAGGACCGTAGCGATACGACGGCGGAAGCCGGCGCCGCACGCGGCGAGCGCCAGGAACGCGGCGAGCGACGCGAACGTGGTGAACGCGGCGAGCGCGGTGAACGCAATGAGCAGCGTCGCCGTCAGCAAGCCGAGGCTGCGGAAGCCCAGGAAGAGCGTCTTGACGCCGCATCGGCAGGCGCCGAAGGCGTCGAAGCGACGCAGACGGAAGAACTGCCCGAAGGTATGAGCGCGGGTGCCGACGAAGAAGGCGCGCCGCGTGAAGGCGAAGAGCGTCGTCGTCGTCGTCGTGGCCGCCGTGGCGGTCGCCGCGAGCGCGAAACGGATGCAGCGGGCCTCACGCCGGGCGCGGACGCGCCGGAAGGCGAAGAGGAAGCCGCACCGGCCCAACCGGCCGTCGAGCAGCCTGCCATTGCCGCACAACTGCATGAAGCACCGGCCGTCGAAGCGCGCACCGAGGCAGTTGTCGAGACTGTCGTGACCGCACTGCCGGCCGCCGCCGTCGTCGCCGAAGCCGCTCACGTGGCCGCCGTCGTGACGGCTACGCCGGTCGAAACCGTTGCGCCCGCTGCAGAGCAAGTTCCGGCTCCGGCACCTGCCGAAGCCGCACCGGCGAGCGTGGAGACCGCGCATGGGGTCGAGCCGAAGGCCGAGGAACCCGCAGCACCGATGGCTCCTGTCGCTCCTGTGGCGCCTGCCGCAGCGGACGAACCTGTCGCGCCGGCAGCCCCGGCCGAGCCGGTCCAGGCCGAAACGCAGCCCGTAGTCGTGCGTGAAGACCGCGTCGAAGCGCCGCAGACCGAAGTGCCGGCGGCTGTGCCCGCCGCGCAACCGGAGCCGGTGCAGGAAGTGATAGCCGCGGCTCCTGCGGTCATCGCGCCCCCCGAGCCGGCTGCACAGCATCCGGCTCCGGTGGCAGCGGCGGCGCCCTCGCCGGCTCCGGCCGCCGCGGACACGCTGCGCCCGATGCTGGAATCGGCGGGTCTCGTCTGGGTCAATACCGACGCCGACAAGCTGCACGCCGCCCAGCAAGCCGCCGCGCAGCTGGTGAAGCCCGCACGCGCGCCGCGCGAGCGCAAGGCGCTGCCGCCGGTCGACAGCACGCCGATGCAGCAGGTCGAAACCACGCGCCAGCCGTAAGCGCCGCAAGCGCAACTGGCCGCGCGCCGGGCCTCGAGTCCGGCGCGCCCCGAAGAGCCCGCCCTACCCGGCGGGCTTTTTTTTGATATATCAGCGTTCTCCCTCGTCTGTCGGTGCGCGCGGGTTCAGCTAAAATCGAATCAACGCGAGAATGAAGAGACCATGACACGACGCATCATCCCCGTTGCCGATATTCGATCGCTGCCGCCGGAACTGCCCGGGCAGGCCGTGGGGACCGTGCGCGCGCCATCTGGCGCGGTCTTCGACGCACTCGCCAGACCCCTGCGCGACCTGCGCATCTCGGTCACGGACCGCTGCAATTTCCGCTGCGTGTACTGCATGCCGCGTGCGGTGTTCGACAAGGACTATCCGTTTTTGCCGCATTCCGCGCTGCTTTCGCTCGAGGAAATCGAGCGGCTCGCGCGGCTTTTCGTCGCGCACGGCGTCACCAAAATCCGCCTCACGGGCGGTGAGCCGCTGCTGCGCAAGAACATCGAATTCCTGATCGAGCGTCTCGCCGCGCTGCGCACGCCCGAAGGCGAGGCGCTCGACATCACGCTCACCACCAATGGCTCGCTGCTTGCCCGCAAGGCGCGCGCCCTGCGCGACGCAGGCCTCACGCGCGTGACGGTGAGCCTCGACGCGCTCGACGACGCCCTCTTTCGCCGCATGAACGACGCGGATTTCGCGGTGGCCGACGTGCTCGACGGCATCGCGGCGGCCCACGCCGTGGGTCTCGCGCCGATCAAGGTCAACATGGTCGTCAAGCGCGGCACGAACGACGGCGAGATCGTGCCGCTTGCGCGCCATTTCCGCGGCACGGGCGTGACGCTGCGCTTCATCGAGTACATGGATGTGGGCACGTCGAACGGCTGGAACATGGCCGAAGTACTGCCTTCGGCCGAGGTCGTCGCGCGGATTGCCGAGCACTGGCCGCTCGTGCCGCTCGAGCCCCACAATGCCGCCGAAACGGCGCAACGCTGGAGCTATGCGGACGGCGCGGGCGAGATCGGCGCGATCTCCAGCGTGACTCGCGCCTTTTGCGGCGATTGCACGCGCGCGCGCCTCTCGACCGAAGGCAAGCTGTATCTGTGCCTGTTTGCCTCGATGGGCTACGACCTGCGCGCGCTGTTGCGCAACGGCGCCACGGATGCGGCGATCTCCGGCGCCATCGCGCAGGTATGGGAAGGCCGTGCCGATCGCTACTCGCAATTGCGCGGGAGCGCGCAGGCGCCGGGTTCCACTGATGAGCGGCGCATCGAAATGTCCTACATCGGCGGCTGAGAAGCCAACGACGCCGATGAGCGCCAACACCCTATCCACCGGATCGATCACGGGCCTCGTACTCGCGGGCGGCCGCGGCCAGCGCATGGGCGGCGCGGACAAAGGTCTGCAGAGGCTGCACGGCCAACCGCTCGCGGCCCACGTTCTCGCGCGCCTCGCGCCCCAGGTGGGCGCCCTCGCGATCAGCGCGAACCGCAACAGCGACGCCTACGCGGCGCTCGGCGCGCCATGGCAAGCCAGTGTGCTCGCCGACACGATGCCCGACTTCCCCGGCCCGCTCGCGGGGCTGCTCGCCGGTCTGCGCGCGGCGCAGACCGAGTGGCTCCTCACGGCGCCCTGCGACTCGCCCTGGCTGCCAGCCGATCTCGCCGAGCGCCTCGGCCACGCCGCATCGGCGCGGCATGCCGATATCGTGACCGCGACCACGACGAATGCCGCAGGCGAGGTCTCGCTGCATCCCGTCTTCGCACTCGTGCGCACTGCCCTCGCCGACGACCTCGCCGCCTTTCTGGCTGCCGGCGAGCGCAAGGTTCGTGCGTGGTACGCGCGCCACACGGCCGCCGAAGTCGCCTTTGCCGATGAACGTGCGTTTTACAATATCAATTCCTTACAGGAACTGGCCGAACTCGAACGCGCCTGAATTGCAATCGGGCGGCGCCCGGCCAGCCGCCGTCCCCGGCACACGGCCGGCACGCCCGCCTGGACGATCGCCGCACAGGCCGTGCGGATGCGACGCTTCCTCACTCGATGACCACGCTTAACCATCCCTCCGGCAACGCCGGTTGCATCAGCCAGTACGATCCGCAAGCTTTGCCCGTCAGCGCCGCACAGGCCATCGTGCTGCAGTGGGTGACGCCGCTCGCGGGGAGCGAGCGCGTCCCGCTGCGTGAGGCACTCGGGCGCGTGCTGGCCGAAGACGTGATTTCGCCCATCGACGTCCCCGCACACGACAACGCCGCGATGGACGGTTATGCGTTCGACGGCGCGGCGCTGGCCAACGTCTCTGGCCGTCTCTCGCTCGCGGTGTGCGGCAAGGCCTTCGCGGGTCACGCCTACGCGGCGGAAGTCGCCGCGCTCGCCTGCGTGCGCATCATGACCGGCGCGCCGATGCCCCTGGGTTGCGATACCGTCGTGCCCCAAGAGCATGTTTCGGCGCAGGACGACGTCATCGCTTTCGATGCGGACATCGTCAGGCGCGGTGCAAACGCGCGCCGCAAAGGCGAGGATCTCGCGCGCGGCGGCGTGGCGCTCGCGGCAGGCCGCGTGCTGCGCGCTTCCGATATCGGCTTGCTGGCCTCGCTCGGCCTCGTCGAGGCGAACGTCAAGCAACGTCTGCGTGTGGCCTACTTTTCGACCGGCGACGAATTGCGCTCGCCGGGCGAGCCGCTCGAACCCGGCTGTATCTACGACAGCAACCGCTACGCGCTCGGCGCGATGCTCCAGCGGCTGAACGTCGAGGCGATCGACCTGGGCGTCGTGCGCGACGACCCCGCGGCACTCGCGGCGACGCTTGGAAAGGCTGCCGAAAGCGCCGATGTCGTGCTAACCTCCGGCGGCGTCTCGGTCGGCGAAGCCGATTTCACGCGCACCCAGTTGCAAACGCTCGGCGACGTCTCGTTCTGGGGCCTCGCCATGCGCCCCGGCCGTCCGCTTGCGTTCGGCCGCATCTGGTCGGGCGGACGCCCAGGCGCGGGCCGCGCGGCGCTGCTGTTCGGCCTGCCGGGCAACCCGGTCGCGACGATGGTCTCGTTCTACCAGATCGTGCGCCCCGCCCTCATGGCGATGGCAGGCGCGCAAGCGCAGCCCGTCCCGCTCGTGCCGGCACTGAGCGATCAGCCGATCAAGAAGCGGGTGGGCCGCACCGAGTTCCAGCGCGGCCTCGCGCGCCGCGACGATCGCGGCCAGTGGCGCGTCGCGCCGACCGGCTCGCAAAGCTCGGGCGCGCTCAGCACGATGAGCGAGGCGAACTGCTTCATCGTGCTCGCCCACGAAGCCGGCGATCTCGATGCCGGCGACGCCGTCGACATCATGCTGTTCGATGGACTCGTCTAGCGCGGCGGCGCCTCAGAGGCCATCAAACGTATCCACACGTCCACACCTGCATAACGGACCGACTACTATGAAAAAACAGATCTCGTTCATCGCTGCGGGCCAGACCGCCAAGGCGCTCATCCTCGTGTACCTGACCTTCAGCGTGCCTATCGTGCTGCTCGGCGTGCTCGTGGCGTTCGTGCGCTATGGCTCGGTCGAACTCTCGACCATCTTCAGCGCGCTGCTGCTCAATGCGATCGTCGGCTTCATCCTGCTGTGGATCGCCTGCCACGCGTACAACTGGGTAGCCTCGCGCTTCGGCGGCATCGAGATCCATCTCTCCGACGTGCCCGAGGAAGCGTGATGGCCGCAACGATCCGCGCCGCCACGCCCGCCGACGTCGGCGCCATGCACGCGCTGATGTACGAACTCGCCGAGTTCGAAAAGCTCACACATCTGTTCACCGGCACGGCCGAGGGCCTCGCCGACGCCCTGTTCGGCACGCGCCCCGCTGCCGAAGCGCTGGTGGCGGAAGACGCCGGCCGCATCGTCGGCTACGCGCTCTTCTTCCACAACTACTCGACGTTCCTGAGCCGCCGCGGTCTCTATCTCGAAGACCTCTACGTGCAGCCGTCGCAACGCGGCACCGGTCTCGGCACGGCGATGCTGCGCGCGCTCGCGGCAATCGCTGTCGAACGCGGCTGCGCCCGCTTCGAATGGACCGTGCTCGACTGGAACACGCCCGCGATCGGCTTCTATGAAAAGCTCGGCGCCACCGTGCTGCCCGACTGGCGCGTGGTGCGCATGACCGGAGACGCGCTCGACAAGCTCGCAGCGCCTGGCGTGGCGGCGCTCGGCTAACCGAACCGCACGCTCGAATGCAAACGGGCCGCCTGATTCAGGCGGCCCGTTCTCTTTTGGCGCGGCGGTTTTCCTCACTCGTCGCCGAATCCTCCTTCACTACCGGCTTCGCCATTGCGCAGCGCGTCGCCGAGCAGATTCGCGGCGGCCTCGCCCGGCAGTGCCTCGACGTCGCGCAGCTTGCGGTTCATCGCGCGCGTGCGCACCTCGGCAGCCTCGATCGAACGCGTGACGGTTTCGAGCTGCGACTTCGTGCGCGCGAGCACGTCGCCGAACTTGCCGAACTCCGTCTTCACCGCGCCGAGTACCTGCCACACCTCGCTCGAACGACGCTCGATCGCGAGTGTGCGGAAACCCATCTGCAAGCTGTTGAGGAGCGCCGTGAGTGTCGTCGGCCCCGCCACGCTCACGCGGTAATCGCGCTGCAAGACATCGGTCAGACCGGGGCGGCGCAGAATCTCCGCGTAAAGCCCTTCGGTTGGCAGGAACAGCAGCGCGAAATCGGTCGTGTGCGGCGGCGCGACGTACTTCTCGGCGATGGTGCGGGCTTCCGCGCGAATGCGCAGTTCGAGCGCGCGGCCCGCCTCCTCGATTGCGAGCACGTCCGCGCGCTCCTGTGCGTCGATGAGACGCTCGTAATCCTCGCGCGGAAATTTGGCGTCGATGGGCAGCCAGACCGGCTCGCCTGATTCCCCTGCGCCGACGCCACGCCCGGGCAGACGAATCGCGAACTCCACGCGCTCATTGCTCTTGGGCACCGTCGCCACGTTCTTCGCGAACTGGTCGGGCGTGAGCATCTGTTCGAGCAACGCTTCGAGCTGCACCTCGCCCCAGGTGCCGCGCGTCTTCACGTTGGTGAGCACCTTCTTCAGGTCGCCCACGCCCGCCGCCAGCGTCTGCATCTCGCCAAGCCCGCGATGCACCTGCTCCAGCCGGTCGGAGACGAGCTTGAACGATTCGCCAAGGCGTTGTTCGAGCGTCGCGTGCAGCTTCTCGTCGACGGTGCGGCGCATTTCCTCGAGCTTCGCCGCGTTGTTCGCT
The Paraburkholderia acidiphila genome window above contains:
- the moaA gene encoding GTP 3',8-cyclase MoaA — translated: MTRRIIPVADIRSLPPELPGQAVGTVRAPSGAVFDALARPLRDLRISVTDRCNFRCVYCMPRAVFDKDYPFLPHSALLSLEEIERLARLFVAHGVTKIRLTGGEPLLRKNIEFLIERLAALRTPEGEALDITLTTNGSLLARKARALRDAGLTRVTVSLDALDDALFRRMNDADFAVADVLDGIAAAHAVGLAPIKVNMVVKRGTNDGEIVPLARHFRGTGVTLRFIEYMDVGTSNGWNMAEVLPSAEVVARIAEHWPLVPLEPHNAAETAQRWSYADGAGEIGAISSVTRAFCGDCTRARLSTEGKLYLCLFASMGYDLRALLRNGATDAAISGAIAQVWEGRADRYSQLRGSAQAPGSTDERRIEMSYIGG
- the moeA gene encoding molybdopterin molybdotransferase MoeA — its product is MTTLNHPSGNAGCISQYDPQALPVSAAQAIVLQWVTPLAGSERVPLREALGRVLAEDVISPIDVPAHDNAAMDGYAFDGAALANVSGRLSLAVCGKAFAGHAYAAEVAALACVRIMTGAPMPLGCDTVVPQEHVSAQDDVIAFDADIVRRGANARRKGEDLARGGVALAAGRVLRASDIGLLASLGLVEANVKQRLRVAYFSTGDELRSPGEPLEPGCIYDSNRYALGAMLQRLNVEAIDLGVVRDDPAALAATLGKAAESADVVLTSGGVSVGEADFTRTQLQTLGDVSFWGLAMRPGRPLAFGRIWSGGRPGAGRAALLFGLPGNPVATMVSFYQIVRPALMAMAGAQAQPVPLVPALSDQPIKKRVGRTEFQRGLARRDDRGQWRVAPTGSQSSGALSTMSEANCFIVLAHEAGDLDAGDAVDIMLFDGLV
- a CDS encoding DNA recombination protein RmuC encodes the protein MSPFAVMSLAIVALAIAFVVTLVALLRARHGHGESDAESTLDALDQLSDRLAASTDTQARAAERIERELRNEIARTAQSSRSEFGGGFAQVQQALAAQLGSIATVQNSQIDGFAQQLAKLTAANTQQLDAVRQSLHQQAQLARDEQGAALRHFGSLLTQQLAQLTEVNDRRFAEVRATLEQRLKDIEANNAAKLEEMRRTVDEKLHATLEQRLGESFKLVSDRLEQVHRGLGEMQTLAAGVGDLKKVLTNVKTRGTWGEVQLEALLEQMLTPDQFAKNVATVPKSNERVEFAIRLPGRGVGAGESGEPVWLPIDAKFPREDYERLIDAQERADVLAIEEAGRALELRIRAEARTIAEKYVAPPHTTDFALLFLPTEGLYAEILRRPGLTDVLQRDYRVSVAGPTTLTALLNSLQMGFRTLAIERRSSEVWQVLGAVKTEFGKFGDVLARTKSQLETVTRSIEAAEVRTRAMNRKLRDVEALPGEAAANLLGDALRNGEAGSEGGFGDE
- the mobA gene encoding molybdenum cofactor guanylyltransferase MobA translates to MSANTLSTGSITGLVLAGGRGQRMGGADKGLQRLHGQPLAAHVLARLAPQVGALAISANRNSDAYAALGAPWQASVLADTMPDFPGPLAGLLAGLRAAQTEWLLTAPCDSPWLPADLAERLGHAASARHADIVTATTTNAAGEVSLHPVFALVRTALADDLAAFLAAGERKVRAWYARHTAAEVAFADERAFYNINSLQELAELERA
- a CDS encoding GNAT family N-acetyltransferase, whose protein sequence is MAATIRAATPADVGAMHALMYELAEFEKLTHLFTGTAEGLADALFGTRPAAEALVAEDAGRIVGYALFFHNYSTFLSRRGLYLEDLYVQPSQRGTGLGTAMLRALAAIAVERGCARFEWTVLDWNTPAIGFYEKLGATVLPDWRVVRMTGDALDKLAAPGVAALG
- a CDS encoding Rne/Rng family ribonuclease → MKRMLFNATQQEELRVAIVDGQKLIDIDIETAGREQRKGNIYKGIVTRIEPSLEACFVNYGEDRHGFLPFKEVARQYFREGIDMRGARIQDALKEGQELIVQVEKEERGNKGAALTTFISLAGRYLVLMPNNPRGGGVSRRIEGDDRQELRETMAQLQLPDGMSIIARTAGIGRSAEELQWDLNYLLQLWRAIEAASQAGQSGQPMLIYLESSLVIRAIRDYFQPDIGEILIDTTEIYDQARAFMDIVMPDNVNKVKRYHDDVPLFSRFQIEHQIETAYSRTVPLPSGGAIVIDHTEALVAIDVNSARATKGADIEETAARTNLEAADEVARQLRLRDLGGLIVIDFIDMESAKSQREVEQRLKDALRHDRARVQMGKISRFGLMELSRQRLRPALSEGSHVTCPRCNGTGHIRDTESSALQVLRIIQEEAMKEHTAAIHCQVPVEVTAFLLNEKRSEINKIESRFKVGVVLIPNKHLETPHYKLERLRHDDARLDDPRASWKMAEEAARELESETGYSKRTAEAKPKQEAAVKGITPERPAPSAPVKTAEAAPVAAQVAVTPAGGGFFGWVKRLFGAPAAAPAPAPVAQPEKATRPTREARTERGEKSGGDRNRNRRTGGRDAAGRGEGAGGARTGQQAGRREEREPREPREPREAREGRGAREQREPREQREPREQREPRESREARAEREQRIERVERGQDRSDTTAEAGAARGERQERGERRERGERGERGERNEQRRRQQAEAAEAQEERLDAASAGAEGVEATQTEELPEGMSAGADEEGAPREGEERRRRRRGRRGGRRERETDAAGLTPGADAPEGEEEAAPAQPAVEQPAIAAQLHEAPAVEARTEAVVETVVTALPAAAVVAEAAHVAAVVTATPVETVAPAAEQVPAPAPAEAAPASVETAHGVEPKAEEPAAPMAPVAPVAPAAADEPVAPAAPAEPVQAETQPVVVREDRVEAPQTEVPAAVPAAQPEPVQEVIAAAPAVIAPPEPAAQHPAPVAAAAPSPAPAAADTLRPMLESAGLVWVNTDADKLHAAQQAAAQLVKPARAPRERKALPPVDSTPMQQVETTRQP